The genomic interval GCGATAACAGGAATATTGACCTGTTCTTTTATCTTTGAAGCAAATTCCCATGCCAATCCTTTTTGCGTTCCTAAAGTTTGCAATGTAATAGCACCAGACTCACAGCTACTTCCTAAAGAAACATCAATAGCAGCAACACCTTTATCTTCTAATATTTTAGCCAGACGGATTGCATCCTCTAATGCCCAACCTCCCGGTACAAATTCATCAGCACTAATGCGTACAATAATTAGAAAATCAACACCTATCTCTTTCTTTATTTCATCTAATATTTCTATCCCAAAGCGAATTCTATTCTCAAAGCTGCCACCATATCCGTCCTCTCTTTTATTAGTATGGGGTGACAAAAACTGGTGAATGAGATAACCATGTCCAAATTGTATTTCCAATGCATCTGCACCAGCTTCATAAGCTCTGACAGCAGCTTTTACGTAAGCATTTTGCCATTTCTTTATGTCCTCATGAGGTATTCCTTGTGGTTCAACTCCAATAGTTGGACAAGCTATTGGAGAAGGTGCGATAAGGGGTAATTTAGTTACCATTGGATTTGCTATTCGCCCCGCATGGTTGATATAGACTGCGACTTTGCTACCAGCCTCCTGTAGGGGGGTAATAAGGCGGCGAAGCCCCTCTACCATTGAATCATCATAAATACCTAATTGACGCGGAATTTCTTTCCCTGAGAGGTCTACATATGCTGATTCTAAAACAATTAAACCTACTCCCCCTTTTGCTCTATTGCCATAATATTGAATTAGCTCCTCTGTAACCTGTCCCTCTAGTGTAGCATAACCAGTTTTAACAGGCGCCATTACTACCCGATTTTTCAAATTTAAATTGCCTATTTTTATGGGCTTTGTAAGTTCCATCTTATCACTCCTTTTAGGCAGTGTATTTTAAAATAATGTTCATAATTATTAAATTCGACATAAAATAGTCAATTCCTGCTTTGTTAAATTTTTGTCTTCATTTGCTTTGAAATGTAAATTTTATATAATTATGTCTTCTCCACCTTTTCTAAGCCCAAGGATTTCTCTTTCAGAATATTTGGTAGTCCGTAAAATATAAAAAATAACTGAATCTTCGTCTTTGTCTATTATTCTTGAAAGCTCTATTTTTAGTTTTTTAAGATTGGCTTCTGATATTTCGCCTTCTAAAACAGAATTTTGAACCCAGTGAAGGTATTTTCTGCAAGTTTTTAAGACTTTATTGACCCTTTTTTCATTCACATCGTATACTAAAATTAAAAACATATCTTATCACCTAAATTTACCATTGTGCGATAAAAGGCTTATACTTTTCTTCTTCAATTAAATGTTTTTCTAATTTATACAGCTCTAACCTTATAAGTCTTCTATAAGAAACATTGTTAGAAAGATTCCTGTGTTTAATAGTTGTAGCAAGTTTATCTTCAAATTCCTGCACAAATACTTTTTTCCCTTTTTCTTTGATTAATAATCCTTCTGCATCTTCTTCAAAGTCTTCTTTAGTAACCATTTTCTTGCTAAGCAAGGTAAATATAGTCCTATCTACAATGATAGGCTTAAAAATCTCTGAAACATCAAGATTTAAAGAAAAACGTCTAAAATTAGTCGCATGC from Thermoanaerobacter uzonensis DSM 18761 carries:
- the cas2 gene encoding CRISPR-associated endonuclease Cas2, producing MFLILVYDVNEKRVNKVLKTCRKYLHWVQNSVLEGEISEANLKKLKIELSRIIDKDEDSVIFYILRTTKYSEREILGLRKGGEDIII